DNA from Sorangium aterium:
CCGTCGGGCCGTGCCCGGGGCAGTGCTCCTCCCCGTGGGACGCCGGCTCGGGCGCCGGCGGCGGCGTGGGGCGCCCGCGGCCGGGCAGGATGCCCGGCTGACGGACCCCGTGGCCCGACGGGAGCTGGCGGCCGCCCGGCCCGAGCGGCCGGCCGGGCTGCATGTCGCGCGGGCGCTGCGGCATCTGCTGCGAGCCCGGCTGCCCTTCGGCAGGCGACGGGATGGGCGGGTGCCCGGGGGGCAGCGCCGGCTCGGAGCCCGGCTGTTGCGCGAGCGCGGTGCCGGCGGCGAGCGCCGTGGCCAGGCCGAGCGCGAGCGAGGAGCGGAGGAGCGGCTTCTTCACTGGCGCACCTCGCGGCCGAGCATGCTGGCGGCGATCTCCGCGGCGAGCGCGGGCTGGGCGGCGGCGAGCTCGCCGCGCATGCGGGCGACCTCGGCCGCGATCTTCGCCTTGCTGTCCTCGAGGATCCGCGCCGTCTCCGCGCGGGCCTCGGCCATGATCTGCGCCTCGATCTTCGCGGTCTCGGCGCGGAGCCGCTCTCGCTCGATCCCGGCCTCGCGCCGGACCTTCTCGATCTCGGCCTCGTAGCGGGTGAGCAGCTCGCCGGCGCGCTCGTCCATCTCGCGCGCTTCCCGCTTGGCGCCGTCGGTGCGCCGCTCGCGCTCCTCGAAGACGCGGAGCAGCGGATCGAACAGGAGCGGCTTGAGCACGACGACGAACGTCGAGAACAGGACGACCTGCGCCAGGAACGTCAGATCGAAGTCGACGGCGATGGGGCTGGCGCCGGACGCGAGGAGTGGGTGCATTGCGTTCGGGTTCACGGGTGCTTGTTCGGCGACGAGGGCGGCGCAGCGCGAGCCGCTCGCTGCCCCACGCCCCTCGGGGGGGCGATTTCGCGAGCCGGCACTAGCACGTGTCAGTCAAAGCTGGAAGGGTTCTCGCAGGGCGGACGAGCCCCTCTTTAACATCACGTCTCCTGACGACGCGGCCGCGCGCCGCTCGCGGGTGACGGGCGCCACAGGCTCGTGATCGCACGCTTCGCTAACGGGTGACGGTCGCGCTCCAGGCGTGCGAGCGCGGGTGATGCTAGCGCTACAGGTCCGCGAGCGAGCGCATCATCTCTCCGAGGCCCGCCTCGAGATCGCCCTCGCTGGCGCGCGGCGCCGGCGCGCGCGCGCCGTCCTCGTCGCGGATGGCCTCGGCGGCGCGCGGATTGCGGAACCAGTCCTCGTCGAAGCGCTCGATCAGGCTGCGCCGATCGCGCGCTGCGAGGAGCGCCCCGGCGAGCCGGACCGCCGCGCCGGGATCGAGCGCCGGGATGACGCCGGCGAGCGCTCCCGGGATGGGCCCGCCGAGCGCGCGCGCGGTGGTCTCCTCGAAGCGGTCGCTCCGATCGCGCGAGGCCCGGAGCAGCACGTGCCCGCCTCCGCCCTGGCCGGCGCCGAACACGAGCGCCACGGTCGCGGCGTCGAGGCGCAGCGAGAGGAGGAGGCTGCGCGCGGTGGCGCGCGCCTGATCGAGCGCGCGGCCCTGGCCGAGCCCGAGCGCGCGGGCGCAGAAGACGGGATCGGCGACGAGGCCGCCGAACAGCGCGGCGCGGCGCGCCTGCCGGAGATCGAACGGCGCGCGGGAGAGCGCGAACGGCCCGCGCGCTCCACCACCACGCGCGAGCGCCGCGCCGAAGCGGGCGAGCGCGCGCGCGAACGACGCCGCGCCGAGCGGCCGCGGCAGCGGTCCGAGATCGATCGCGACGCCGTCGGTCAGCTTCGTCGCGCGGAACAGCTCCTCGATCCACCGCGGGCCGAGCCGCGCTGGCCACCCCGACGCCGCGTCGCGGCCGACGGCGCGCCCGAGCGCGGCGTGCCAGGTCGGCTCGAGCTCGATCACCGACTCGGTCCGGCGCAGCAGCGCGTCCGCGGCGCCGATCGCCGCGCCGGGAGGGTCGCAGGGGAGCTCGATCGCGCGGAGGCCCTCCTCCGCGAGCCGCCGCGCCGCCTCGTGCCTCCGCTCGACGAGGACGCGGGCGGCGTCGGCGACCGCGCCGGATCCTCGGGCGAGCGCCTCGGCGAAGATCTGCCGCCCGGCGCTCGTCGGGTCGGCGAGCAGCCTGAGGCGCGCCTCGTGGGGCGACATCCGCGCCGGCTCGGGCAGGTCGATCGTGACCAGCGGCGCGTGCCAGGCCGCGGCGAGCCGGACGCGGTCGGCCCAGACGACGCGCTCCAGCGTGAGCGCGCAGACCCAGTCGGCGAGGGGGGCCGCGAGGCCGGTCGGGTCCGGCGCGGCGGACGGCGTCGGGCTCGCGAGCCCGAGCTCCGCGCCGAGGCCGGGGGTCTTGCCGGTGAGCTCGAGGTAGGTCGTCCGCGAGCTGACGCGCCGGAAGGGATCGAGCGGGTTCTCGAGCCTGGCCCTCGCCTCGGCGGCGCTCGGGCCGTCCTCGTCGGTGCCGGGCGGCGCCGGACCGCGCCTGACGAGGTCGCCGAGCGCCGCGCGCCACGCACGCTCCGCGCGGGCGACGTCCCGGTCGAGGCGGATCAGATCGATCTCCATGTTCACCTACGCACGTTACGCACGTTCCGCATGTTACCCGTGCACCGCCGGTGCCGTCCCGAGCCGCCCGGCGATCTCGCCCTCGGCGCGCGCGAGGTCGGCCAGCCGGCTCCGGGCGGCGCCCTCGTCGCCGGCGACCTCGACGGCGAGGTCGACGAGGGTCCGGTAGTGCCGGGCCTCCGACGCGAAGAGCTCCTCGTAGAGAGGCGCGAGCTCGTGGTCGCGCGCCGCCAGCCCGTCGGCGAGCAGCCTGAAGCGTTCGCAGGAGCGGGCCTCGATGATCGCGCCGACGAGCAGCCGATCGATGAGCGCTGCCTTCGCGTTGCGCGCGCAGGTGCTCGTGGCCGCCTTGCGCAGCTCGCTCGCGTAGACGTCGGTCTCCGGCTTGCCGAGCGCGAGGCCGCGCTGCTCGATCACGTCGAGCAGCGCGCGGAAGTGCCGGAGCTCCTCTTCGGCGAGGTCGACGAGCGCCCGCGCGAGGCGCGGGAGCGACGGCCAGCGCGCGGCGAGGGACAGGGCGTTCGACGCCGCCTTCATCTCGCAGTGCGCGTGGTCGGTCAGGAGCGCCGGCAGATCGGCGAGCGCCACGTCAGCCCAGCGTGGATCGGTCGGTAGGGTCAGGCACAGCACGCAGGGCCGACCTAGAGCAGGCGCGCCGCGGCGAGAAGGGGGAGCCGGCCCCCGAGGTCGGCGCAGGCGCGCCGATCGGCCGTCGAAGCTCGCTCCGGACGCGTCGCAGAGCGGCGGTCACCCGCACAGGAGACGGGCCCAGATCGGCGTTTTCGGCGCGCAAGCGCACTCCGGTGCGCTTGCGCACCGAAAACGTCGAGATGGGCCCGTATCCGAAGCGGGTGACCGCCGCTCTAGAAGCTGTCGGACGAGCCGCGGGTCAGCCCGCTCGACTCGAGGTGGTACGCGAGCCCGACCACGAACGTGGTGGGTCCTCCGCTGGCGAGGGCCCGCCGCACGGTGCCCTCGACGGAGAACTGGGTCCCCACGTAGGCGAGGCCGAGCGACAGCGCGTGCTGGTCGGCGCCCTGGTCGAAGCGGTAGCCGGCGCGGAGCGGGAAGTGATCGGCGACGAGGTACTCGCCGCCGGCCATGAAGCGGAAGGTGGTGTCGCGGTAAGAGTTGAGGTCGGCGAGCCCGTCGACCTCGATCGAGAAGTCGGCGGTGCCGAACCCGACGCCGCCGCCGACCGTCGTGGGCAGCAGCCCGTGGTCGGGGTAGGTGAGGTTCTGTCCGACGACCGCGATGTGCAGGCTGTCGGTCGCCTTGACGGTGAGCCCGGCGTCGAACGTGAACGTGTCGACGAAGGAGTGCCGACCGACGAGCTTCCCGTTCTCCCACTCGCGCAGCCCGCCCGAGACGGGGCTGTCGCCGAGGCCGCCTTCACGCAGCGTCCCGTCCTGCGTGATCTTGGCGTAGCGGCCGGTGAGCCCGGCGAAGACGCGGTCGGTCAAGGGGTAGGCGAGGCCTGCCCGCGCGTCGAGGTACGAGCGCTCGATGCCGCCGTCCATGTCGACGAAGCCGCCCACGAAGGAGAGCGCCCCGGCGAGCTTGCCGGTGACCGAGTCGACGACGACGCCGCCATAGGCGTGCCGGCCGGCCTCGGGGCTCCCCTGGAAGAGCCCCTGGAGGTGATAGACGCGGGTCTCCACCATGGCGGACGGGTTGAGGAAGACGGCCGACGTCCCGTTCCCGAGGGCGCGCAGCGCACCCCCGAAGGCCGCGGCGCGGGGCGTCTCATTCTCGCCGTAGCCATAGGCGAGCTGCGGCGGCAGCTCGTCGGCCGCCGCCGGCCCTGCGGCCGACGCCATCAGGAGCGCGCCTGCCGCCGAGAGGGCCCTGGCCCGCCCGGCGGCCGCCGCCCGGCGCGACGCCCGCTCCGACCGCTGCGCCAGGAGTGCCCCCCTTGTCAACCGGATCCCCGACGACATCGCCTCGCCATACCGCACACCTGGACCCTGGGGGCAAATTCTTGGCTCCTGAAAACCGGCGCACCTCGGTCGCTCTGTACTGGACGAACTCCGCCTTCCTCAGAAAGCTGGAAAAGCCGCCACGTCGAGCCTCTTGACGACGAAATGAGCGGGTTTTGCTCTGCAATCGTGAGCGCGTCGTAAAAATCACCGCCCCGCGTCGGGAGTTTTGGCGCCTCGTGTCCGGCAGCCAGAGCTCGGTCGACGCGAAGCCGGCTTCGCAGTGTGTCAGGGACTGAATTTATAACAATACTATCGGATACTTGAGCCAAGTTTCGCAGTTGGGGATAGACGCCCGGACTCACCCGGTGCTACCTCCGATTCGTCCTCGGGGCGGTTCCGTGCCGCACCGGGTCCTCCAAAGGGTGGCCTCGAAAGGGGCGCTGCGAGTTACCGAGCTCTGTGAGGCGGTACGGGGGACGGCTGTGCCGATCTGTCTTTCAATGCGATGGACCTCGACGCGACGGCTGTACCCCCACCTCGATCGACGTGCTCGGCTGCGGCCGGGCCGGGTCCCGGTACAGGAGGGCTGTACTGTCCGCCCGCATTTTGCGGGGGCATGCGGATGATTCCCCGAGGACGAAGCGGCCGTGGGCGGACTGTTGAAAAGTCGACACGCCCTTCGATTACATTCAGAATAACATAGAGATCTCCAGGAGTTAGAGGCGAGTCCTCGCTGTGAGACCTGTGGATAAGTTGGGGGCGACGGTTCTTTCGGTCGCCCCCGAAACCTATTTTCGTGGAGCGGACTTCAGAGCAGCGATGACGATTCCGAAACACGAGCCGCGCGAGGTCTTCGATCGGGCGATCGAGCATACGCGGGCGCTTTCCCCGGCCACTTTCGATCAGTGGTTCGGGGGAGTTCAGTTCGATGATCTGACCGACGGCGTGCTGACGCTGCGTGTCCAGAACGAGTTCGTCCTCGAGTGGGTCAGGGACAATTTCCTGCCGGCGCTCACGGACAAGATCCGAGAGCTCACCGGCTGGTCGGTCCAGGTCGCGTGGACGGTGGATCAGAACCTCGTCTCGCCCATCGCGCAGCGCGTGGAGCTCACCCCGGTGCGTCCGCGGGCGCTCGTGGTGCGGCCGACCAGCGCGGCGCCGGCGCCGGCGCCCCGCCCCGAGCCGACGCTCCGGCGCGTCCCGTCGATGCCGGACGACCTCAACCCGAAGCACACCTTCGCGAGCTTCGTCGTGGGCCCCTCGAACCAGCTGGCGCACGCGGCCGCGATCGCGGCCGCGGGCGGCGGGGGACGCCGCTACAACCCGCTCTTCATCTGCGGCGGCACGGGGCTCGGCAAGACCCACCTCATGCACGCGATCGCGCACCGCGTCTTCGAGGGCAGGCCGGACGCGCGGATCATCTACGTCTCGGCCGAGAAGTTCACGAACGACTTCATCACGGCCATCCAGCACCACCGGATGGACGAGTTCCGCACGCGGTACAGGTCGAGCTGCGACGTGCTGCTCGTCGACGACATCCAGTTCCTGGCCGGACGTGAGCAGACGCAGGAGGAGTTCTTCCACACCTTCAACGCGCTCCACACGCTCGACCGGCAGATCGTCGTGACGAGCGACAAGTACCCCCAGAACCTCGAGCGCATGGAAGAGCGGCTCGTCTCGCGGTTCTCCTGGGGGCTCGTCGCCGACATCCAGGTGCCGGAGCTCGAGACGCGCGTCGCGATCGTGCGGAACAAGGCGGCGCTCGAGGGTATCGCGCTCACGGACGACGTGGCGCTCTACCTCGCGCAGATGGTCCGCTCCAACGTCCGCGAGCTCGAGGGGACGCTGATCCGGCTGGCGGCCAAGAGCTCGCTCACGGGCCGCCCCGTCGACCTCCCGTTCGCGCGCGCCGAGATCACGGCCACGTCGCCGCCGCGCGCGCAGATGATGAGCGTCGAGGACATCCAGCGCGCCGTGTGCCACCACTTCCACCTGCGCTCGATCGACCTCACCTCGAAGGACCGCCACAAGAGCGTGGCCTTCGCGCGCCACGTGGCGATGTACCTCTGCAAGCAGCGGCTGAAGTGCAGCTTCCCGGAGATCGGGCGGGCCTTCGGCAACCGCGATCACACGACGGTGATGAGCGCCGTCCGCAAGATCGAGGCGCAGCGGGACTCGGATCCGCAGGTCCGCGCCCACCTCGAGGCGCTCGAGAAGAAGCTCGCCGACGAGTGACCCCCGCGCGCGCGACGCGGAAGGCGCGCGCGGCACGAGAGCGACCTGCCGGCTGACGGGCCCTCTGTCCGCCGGCGGGCCGCTCGTCGCGTGGATCGCCGCGCGACGAGCGACGAGCGCGAGGGGTCAGAGCTCGGACAGCGCCGAGCGCGCGTCGTCCGCGACGAGCTTGTTGCCGTACGCGGACGCGAGATCGAGCACCTCGGCGAGCTCGCGCCGCGCCTCCTTGACCAGGCCCCGCTGCTTCAGGAGCGCGCCGAGCAGGTACCGGCTCTCGAGGGCGTCGGTGCGGTAGGAGCGCGCGTCGGCGTAGCGCGCGAGCTCGCGCAGGAGCTCGCCGGCGCCGGCCGCGCCGCTCAGCCCGTCCAGGTAG
Protein-coding regions in this window:
- a CDS encoding ATP synthase F0 subunit B; translation: MNPNAMHPLLASGASPIAVDFDLTFLAQVVLFSTFVVVLKPLLFDPLLRVFEERERRTDGAKREAREMDERAGELLTRYEAEIEKVRREAGIERERLRAETAKIEAQIMAEARAETARILEDSKAKIAAEVARMRGELAAAQPALAAEIAASMLGREVRQ
- a CDS encoding tRNA-(ms[2]io[6]A)-hydroxylase, translating into MLCLTLPTDPRWADVALADLPALLTDHAHCEMKAASNALSLAARWPSLPRLARALVDLAEEELRHFRALLDVIEQRGLALGKPETDVYASELRKAATSTCARNAKAALIDRLLVGAIIEARSCERFRLLADGLAARDHELAPLYEELFASEARHYRTLVDLAVEVAGDEGAARSRLADLARAEGEIAGRLGTAPAVHG
- the dnaA gene encoding chromosomal replication initiator protein DnaA, whose protein sequence is MTIPKHEPREVFDRAIEHTRALSPATFDQWFGGVQFDDLTDGVLTLRVQNEFVLEWVRDNFLPALTDKIRELTGWSVQVAWTVDQNLVSPIAQRVELTPVRPRALVVRPTSAAPAPAPRPEPTLRRVPSMPDDLNPKHTFASFVVGPSNQLAHAAAIAAAGGGGRRYNPLFICGGTGLGKTHLMHAIAHRVFEGRPDARIIYVSAEKFTNDFITAIQHHRMDEFRTRYRSSCDVLLVDDIQFLAGREQTQEEFFHTFNALHTLDRQIVVTSDKYPQNLERMEERLVSRFSWGLVADIQVPELETRVAIVRNKAALEGIALTDDVALYLAQMVRSNVRELEGTLIRLAAKSSLTGRPVDLPFARAEITATSPPRAQMMSVEDIQRAVCHHFHLRSIDLTSKDRHKSVAFARHVAMYLCKQRLKCSFPEIGRAFGNRDHTTVMSAVRKIEAQRDSDPQVRAHLEALEKKLADE